A stretch of Lagopus muta isolate bLagMut1 chromosome 9, bLagMut1 primary, whole genome shotgun sequence DNA encodes these proteins:
- the KIF1A gene encoding kinesin-like protein KIF1A isoform X3 gives MAGASVKVAVRVRPFNSREMSRESKCIIQMSGSTTTILNPKQPKETPKSFSFDYSYWSHTTPADINYASQKQVYRDIGEEMLQHAFEGYNVCIFAYGQTGAGKSYTMMGKQEKDQQGIIPQLCEDLFSRINDTTNDNMSYSVEVSYMEIYCERVRDLLNPKNKGNLRVREHPLMGPYVEDLSKLAVTSYNDIQDLMDSGNKARTVAATNMNETSSRSHAVFNIIFTQKRHDAETDITTEKVSKISLVDLAGSERADSTGAKGTRLKEGANINKSLTTLGKVISALAEMDSGPNKNKKKKKTDFIPYRDSVLTWLLRENLGGNSRTAMVAALSPADINYDETLSTLRYADRAKQIRCNAVINEDPNNKLIRELKDEVARLRDLLYAQGLGDIIDTHPAAGGSKYVSDFENNNGTIGTELSQRHDNLSTVTNAIAGISPSSSLSALSSRAASVASLHERIMFAPGSEEAIERLKETEKIIAELNETWEEKLRRTEAIRMEREALLAEMGVAMREDGGTLGVFSPKKTPHLVNLNEDPLMSECLLYYIKDGITRVGREDAEKRQDIVLSGHFIKEEHCLFRSDTRTGGEVIVTLEPCEGADTYVNGKKVTEPSILRSGNRIIMGKSHVFRFNHPEQARQERERTPCAETPAEPVDWAFAQRELLEKQGIDMKQEMEQRLQELEDQYRREREEANYLLEQQRLDYESKLEALQKQMDSRYYPEANEEEEEPEDEVQWTEREFELALWAFRKWKWYQFTSLRDLLWGNAIFLKEANAISVELKKKVQFQFVLLTDTLYSPLPPDLLPPDAAKDREKRPFPRTIVAVEVQDQKNGATHYWTLEKLRQRLDLMREMYDRAAEVPSSVIEDCDNVVTGGDPFYDRFPWFRLVGSSDISGCNSSPLFNTCMSERMADLTPSPTFSNPDSDITEPADEQHEGQEEEEEEEAEDLEEDIFPECPLCDGRDPFYDRSPLFSLVGRAFVYLSNLLYPVPLVHRVAIVSEKGEVKGFLRVAVQAISADEEAPDYGSGVRQSGTAKISFDDQHFEKFQSESCPAVGMSRSGTSQEELRIVEGQGQISDLGPSADEVNNNTCAVTPEDLLLDSPEKSTMDGPLEAALDHLKLGSIFTFRVTVLQASSISAEYADIFCQFNFIHRHDEAFSTEPLKNTGRGPPLGFYHVQNIAVEVTKSFIEYIKSQPIVFEVFGHYQQHPFPPLCKDVLSPLRPSRRHFPRVMPLSKPVPATKLSTMTRPSAGPCQCKYDLMVFFEICELEANGDYIPAVVDHRGGMPCHGTFLLHQGIQRRITVTLVHETGSLIRWKEVRELVVGRIRNTPEADESLIDPNILSLNILSSGYIHPSQDDRISFGNDTRTFYQFETAWDSSMHNSLLLNRVTPYREKIYITLSAYIEMENCTQPAVITKDFCMVFYSRDAKLPASRSIRNLFGSGSLRASESNRVTGVYELSLCRVADAGSPGMQRRRRRVLDTSVAYVRGEENLAGWRPRSDSLILDHQWELEKLSLLQEVEKTRHYLLLREKLETTQRLGLETLSPCSSEDSESRSTSCVSSPLSADGAPEGRTSPPETPSERQKELAVKCLRLLTHTFNREYSHSHVCISASESKSCARLRAETPVHTSAPPQLSEMSVTLMRDPSMSALGVTTLTPSSTCPSLVEGRYNTMEVRTPQVSSRVESPDLEPVVEGEQKKSPSRRPEDEKEPQRQLVPDIQEIRVSPIVSKKGYLHFLEPHTNGWVKRFVVVRRPYVYIYNSDKDSVERAILNLSKAQVEYSEDQQAMLKQTPNTFAVCTEHRGILLQASSDKDMHDWLYAFNPLLAGSIRSKLSRRRTAQMRI, from the exons ATGGCGGGAGCATCCGTCAAAGTGGCGGTGCGCGTGCGGCCCTTCAACTCCCGCGAGATGAGCCGGGAGTCCAAATGCATCATCCAGATGTCAGGAAGCACCACCA CTATCCTGAACCCGAAGCAGCCCAAAGAGACACCCAAAAGCTTCAGCTTTGACTATTCCTACTGGTCCCACACCACG CCTGCAGACATCAATTATGCATCTCAGAAGCAGGTGTACCGTGACATCGGCGAGGAGATGTTGCAGCATGCCTTCGAAGGCTACAACGTCTGCATCTTTGCCTATGGGCAGACTGGTGCTGGCAAATCCTACACCATGATGGGGAAGCAGGAGAAGGACCAGCAAGGCATCATCCCACAG ctgtgtgaggACCTCTTCTCCCGCATCAATGACACAACCAATGACAACATGTCCTACTCCGTGGAG GTGAGCTACATGGAGATCTACTGCGAGCGGGTGAGAGACCTCCTGAACCCCAAGAACAAGGGGAACCTGCGGGTGAGAGAGCACCCCCTCATGGGTCCCTATGTGGAGGACCTTTCCAAGCTGGCCGTGACCTCCTACAACGACATCCAGGACCTGATGGACTCGGGGAACAAGGCCCG CACGGTGGCTGCCACCAACATGAATGAGACCAGCAGTCGTTCGCATGCTGTCTTCAATATCATCTTCACCCAGAAGCGGCACGATGCCGAGACGGACATCACCACTGAGAAG GTCAGCAAAATCAGCCTGGTGGACCTGGCTGGCAGTGAGCGAGCTGACTCAACCGGCGCGAAGGGCACAAGGCTGAAG GAAGGAGCAAACATCAACAAGTCCTTGACCACACTGGGAAAAGTCATCTCTGCTCTGGCCGAAATG gATTCGGGGCCAAATAAG aacaagaagaaaaagaaaacagatttcatccCATACCGGGACTCAGTGCTGACCTGGCTGCTAAGGGAGAACCTGG GAGGCAACTCCAGGACGGCCATGGTCGCTGCGCTCAGCCCTGCTGACATCAACTACGATGAGACACTCAGCACATTAAG ATATGCCGACCGTGCCAAGCAGATCCGCTGCAATGCTGTCATCAACGAGGACCCCAACAACAAGCTGATCCGGGAGCTGAAGGACGAGGTGGCCCGCCTGCGTGACCTTCTCTATGCCCAGGGGCTTGGGGACATCATTGACA CCCACCCTGCTGCGGGAGGATCCAAAT ATGTGTCCGACTTTGAGAACAATAATGGCACTATTGGGACAGAGCTGAGCCAACGCCATGACAATCTCTCCACAGTGACCAACGCAATTGCTGGCATCAGCCCCTCTTCCTCCCTGTCGGCTCTCTCCAGCCGCGCAGCCTCTGTTGCCAGCCTCCATGAGCGCATCATGTTTGCTCCAGGCAGCGAAGAAGCTATTGAAAGGCTCAAG GAAACAGAGAAGATCATTGCTGAGCTGAATGAAACGTGGGAGGAAAAGCTGCGCAGAACCGAGGCGATCCGGATGGAGAG ggaAGCCTTGCTGGCCGAGATGGGGGTGGCCATGAGAGAGGACGGAGGTACCCTGGGTGTTTTCTCTCCAAAAAAG ACGCCCCACTTGGTCAACCTAAATGAAGACCCGCTCATGTCTGAGTGCCTTCTCTACTACATCAAGGACGGGATAACCAG GGTTGGCCGGGAAGATGCAGAGAAGAGGCAGGACATTGTTCTCAGTGGGCACTTCATCAAGGAGGAGCACTGCCTTTTCCGCAGTGACACGAGGACCGGTGGTGAAG TGATTGTGACCCTGGAGCCTTGTGAAGGCGCTGACACCTACGTGAATGGCAAAAAAGTGACAGAGCCCAGCATCCTGCGCTCAG GAAACCGGATCATCATGGGGAAGAGCCACGTGTTTCGCTTCAACCACCCCGAGCAGGCCCGGCAGGAGCGGGAGCGGACGCCGTGTGCTGAGACACCTGCTGAGCCCGTGGACTGGGCCTTCGCCCagagagagctgctggagaagcaggGCATCGACATGaagcaggagatggagcagaG GCTTCAGGAGCTGGAGGACCAGTACcggagggagagggaggaggcaAATTACcttctggagcagcagaggctg GACTACGAGAGCAAACTGGAGGCTCTGCAGAAGCAGATGGACTCTAGATATTACCCTGAAGCCaatgaggaagaagaagaacCTGAAGATGAAG TGCAGTGGACAGAGCGGGAGTTCGAGCTCGCCCTCTGGGCCTTCAGGAAGTGGAAGTGGTACCAATTCACCTCCCTCCGTGACCTGCTCTGGGGCAATGCCATCTTCCTCAAGGAAGCCAACGCCATCAGTGTGGAGCTGAAGAAAAAG GTGCAGTTTCAGTTTGTCCTCCTGACAGACACGCTGTATTCACCTCTCCCTCCTGACCTGCTGCCTCCCGACGCCGCCAAGGACAGGGAGAAGCGGCCATTTCCCCGCACCATCGTGGCTGTGGAGGTGCAGGACCAGAAGAACGGGGCAACGCATTACTGGACCCTGGAGAAGCTCAG GCAGCGCCTGGACTTGATGCGCGAAATGTACGACCGTGCAGCAGAAGTGCCTTCGAGCGTCATTGAGGACTGCGACAACGTGGTGACCGGCGGAGATCCCTTCTATGACCGCTTCCCGTGGTTCAGGCTGGTTGGCAG TTCAGATATCTCTGGCTGCAACAGCTCTCCTCTTTTCAACACATGCATGAGCGAGCGCATGGCTGATCTCACCCCCTCCCCTACCTTCTCGAACCCCGACTCCGACATCACCGAGCCTGCTGACGAGCAGCAcgaggggcaggaggaggaggaggaggaggaggcggaggacCTGGAGGAAGACATCTTTCCGGAGTGCCCGCTGTGTGATGGCCGGGATCCGTTTTACGACCGCTCCCCCCTGTTCAGTTTAGTAGGAAG GGCCTTCGTCTACCTCAGCAACCTGCTGTACCCCGTGCCCCTGGTGCACCGCGTGGCCATCGTCAGCGAGAAGGGCGAGGTGAAGGGCTTTCTGCGCGTGGCCGTCCAAGCCATCTCAG ccgATGAGGAAGCCCCAGACTATGGTTCTGGCGTGCGGCAGTCGGGGACAGCGAAGATCTCCTTTGACGATCAGCACTTCGAGAAG TTCCAGTCCGAGTCCTGCCCCGCTGTAGGCATGTCTCGCTCGGGGACCTCCCAGGAGGAGCTGCGCATCGTTGAGGGCCAGGGGCAGATCAGTGACTTGGGGCCCTCCGCTGATGAAGTCAACAACAACACCTGTGCTG TGACCCCAGAGGACCTTCTCCTGGACAGCCCGGAGAAGTCCACGATGGATGGGCCTCTGGAGGCAGCTCTGGACCACCTGAAGCTGGGCAGCATCTTCACGTTTCGAGTGACCGTCCTGCAAGCCTCCAGCATCTCAGCAGAATATGCGGATATCTTTTGCCAGTTCAA CTTCATCCATCGCCACGATGAGGCCTTTTCAACGGAACCCTTGAAGAACACAGGGCGAGGGCCACCACTGGGTTTCTACCATGTCCAAAAT atTGCTGTGGAGGTGACCAAGTCCTTCATCGAATACATCAAGAGCCAGCCGATTGTATTTGAGGTGTTTGGGCACTACCAACAACACCCCTTCCCACCCCTCTGCAAGGACGTCCTCAG CCCACTGAGGCCATCCCGGCGCCACTTCCCACGGGTGATGCCACTTTCCAAGCCAG TGCCCGCCACCAAGCTAAGCACCATGACTCGTCCCAGTGCTGGGCCCTGCCAGTGCAAGTACGACCTGATGGTCTTCTTCGAGATCTGCGAGCTGGAGGCCAACGGCGA CTACATCCCGGCTGTGGTGGATCACCGTGGAGGCATGCCGTGCCACGGGACCTTCCTCCTCCACCAG GGCATCCAAAGGAGAATCACTGTCACCTTGGTGCATGAAACAGGCAGCCTGATCCGCTGGAAGGAAGTGCGGGAGCTGGTTGTGG GTCGGATCCGGAACACCCCAGAAGCTGATGAGTCTCTTATTGACCCCAACATCCTGTCCCTGAACATCCTGTCCTCAGGCTACATCCACCCCTCACAGGACGACCG CATTTCATTCGGAAATGACACTAG GACTTTTTACCAGTTTGAAACAGCGTGGGACAGCTCCATGCACAATTCACTGCTGCTCAACCGTGTCACCCCATACCGGGAGAAAATCTACATCACCCTGTCCGCCTACATCGAG atggagaaCTGCACCCAGCCTGCCGTCATCACCAAAGATTTCTGCATGGTTTTCTATTCCCGAGATGCCAAGCTCCCTGCCTCCCGCTCCATCCGCAACCTCTTTGGCAGCGGCAGCCTGCGGGCTTCAGAGAG CAACCGCGTGACGGGTGTCTATGAGCTGAGCCTGTGCCGCGTGGCGGATGCTGGCAGTCCAG GCATGCAGAGGCGGCGCCGGCGCGTATTGGACACCTCTGTAGCCTATGTGAGGGGAGAAGAGAACCTGGCTGGCTGGCGGCCCCGCAGCGACAGCCTCATCCTCGACCATCAGTGGGAGCTAGAGAAGCTCAGCCTCCTGCAAGAA GTGGAGAAAACCAGGCACTACCTGCTGCTGCGTGAGAAGCTGGAGACAACCCAGCGGCTGGGCCTGGAGACCCTGTCCCCGTGCTCCAGCGAGGACTCCGAGTCCCGAAGCACCTCCTGCGTCTCCTCCCCACTCTCGGCTGATGGGGCCCCAGAAGGACGGACCTCTCCTCCCGAAACCCCCAGTGAGAGGCAGAAGGAGCTGGCCGTGAAG TGCCTGCGCCTGCTCACGCACACCTTCAACCGCGAGTACAGCCACAGCCATGTCTGCATCAGCGCCAGCGAGAGCAAG AGCTGTGCCCGGCTTCGGGCAGAGACTCCAGTCCACACCTCCGCTCCTCCACAGCTGTCTGAAATGTCTGTGACCCTGATGAGAGACCCGTCCATGTCAGCTCTCGGGGTCACCACCCTCACCCCCTCCTCAACCTGCCCGTCGCTGGTGGAAGGACGCTACAACACCATGGAAGTCAG
- the KIF1A gene encoding kinesin-like protein KIF1A isoform X4 has protein sequence MAGASVKVAVRVRPFNSREMSRESKCIIQMSGSTTTILNPKQPKETPKSFSFDYSYWSHTTPADINYASQKQVYRDIGEEMLQHAFEGYNVCIFAYGQTGAGKSYTMMGKQEKDQQGIIPQLCEDLFSRINDTTNDNMSYSVEVSYMEIYCERVRDLLNPKNKGNLRVREHPLMGPYVEDLSKLAVTSYNDIQDLMDSGNKARTVAATNMNETSSRSHAVFNIIFTQKRHDAETDITTEKVSKISLVDLAGSERADSTGAKGTRLKEGANINKSLTTLGKVISALAEMDSGPNKNKKKKKTDFIPYRDSVLTWLLRENLGGNSRTAMVAALSPADINYDETLSTLRYADRAKQIRCNAVINEDPNNKLIRELKDEVARLRDLLYAQGLGDIIDTHPAAGGSKYVSDFENNNGTIGTELSQRHDNLSTVTNAIAGISPSSSLSALSSRAASVASLHERIMFAPGSEEAIERLKETEKIIAELNETWEEKLRRTEAIRMEREALLAEMGVAMREDGGTLGVFSPKKTPHLVNLNEDPLMSECLLYYIKDGITRVGREDAEKRQDIVLSGHFIKEEHCLFRSDTRTGGEVIVTLEPCEGADTYVNGKKVTEPSILRSGNRIIMGKSHVFRFNHPEQARQERERTPCAETPAEPVDWAFAQRELLEKQGIDMKQEMEQRLQELEDQYRREREEANYLLEQQRLDYESKLEALQKQMDSRYYPEANEEEEEPEDEVQWTEREFELALWAFRKWKWYQFTSLRDLLWGNAIFLKEANAISVELKKKVQFQFVLLTDTLYSPLPPDLLPPDAAKDREKRPFPRTIVAVEVQDQKNGATHYWTLEKLRQRLDLMREMYDRAAEVPSSVIEDCDNVVTGGDPFYDRFPWFRLVGSSPLFNTCMSERMADLTPSPTFSNPDSDITEPADEQHEGQEEEEEEEAEDLEEDIFPECPLCDGRDPFYDRSPLFSLVGRAFVYLSNLLYPVPLVHRVAIVSEKGEVKGFLRVAVQAISADEEAPDYGSGVRQSGTAKISFDDQHFEKFQSESCPAVGMSRSGTSQEELRIVEGQGQISDLGPSADEVNNNTCAVTPEDLLLDSPEKSTMDGPLEAALDHLKLGSIFTFRVTVLQASSISAEYADIFCQFNFIHRHDEAFSTEPLKNTGRGPPLGFYHVQNIAVEVTKSFIEYIKSQPIVFEVFGHYQQHPFPPLCKDVLSPLRPSRRHFPRVMPLSKPVPATKLSTMTRPSAGPCQCKYDLMVFFEICELEANGDYIPAVVDHRGGMPCHGTFLLHQGIQRRITVTLVHETGSLIRWKEVRELVVGRIRNTPEADESLIDPNILSLNILSSGYIHPSQDDRQFLDSDMPRTFYQFETAWDSSMHNSLLLNRVTPYREKIYITLSAYIEMENCTQPAVITKDFCMVFYSRDAKLPASRSIRNLFGSGSLRASESNRVTGVYELSLCRVADAGSPGMQRRRRRVLDTSVAYVRGEENLAGWRPRSDSLILDHQWELEKLSLLQEVEKTRHYLLLREKLETTQRLGLETLSPCSSEDSESRSTSCVSSPLSADGAPEGRTSPPETPSERQKELAVKCLRLLTHTFNREYSHSHVCISASESKSCARLRAETPVHTSAPPQLSEMSVTLMRDPSMSALGVTTLTPSSTCPSLVEGRYNTMEVRTPQVSSRVESPDLEPVVEGEQKKSPSRRPEDEKEPQRQLVPDIQEIRVSPIVSKKGYLHFLEPHTNGWVKRFVVVRRPYVYIYNSDKDSVERAILNLSKAQVEYSEDQQAMLKQTPNTFAVCTEHRGILLQASSDKDMHDWLYAFNPLLAGSIRSKLSRRRTAQMRI, from the exons ATGGCGGGAGCATCCGTCAAAGTGGCGGTGCGCGTGCGGCCCTTCAACTCCCGCGAGATGAGCCGGGAGTCCAAATGCATCATCCAGATGTCAGGAAGCACCACCA CTATCCTGAACCCGAAGCAGCCCAAAGAGACACCCAAAAGCTTCAGCTTTGACTATTCCTACTGGTCCCACACCACG CCTGCAGACATCAATTATGCATCTCAGAAGCAGGTGTACCGTGACATCGGCGAGGAGATGTTGCAGCATGCCTTCGAAGGCTACAACGTCTGCATCTTTGCCTATGGGCAGACTGGTGCTGGCAAATCCTACACCATGATGGGGAAGCAGGAGAAGGACCAGCAAGGCATCATCCCACAG ctgtgtgaggACCTCTTCTCCCGCATCAATGACACAACCAATGACAACATGTCCTACTCCGTGGAG GTGAGCTACATGGAGATCTACTGCGAGCGGGTGAGAGACCTCCTGAACCCCAAGAACAAGGGGAACCTGCGGGTGAGAGAGCACCCCCTCATGGGTCCCTATGTGGAGGACCTTTCCAAGCTGGCCGTGACCTCCTACAACGACATCCAGGACCTGATGGACTCGGGGAACAAGGCCCG CACGGTGGCTGCCACCAACATGAATGAGACCAGCAGTCGTTCGCATGCTGTCTTCAATATCATCTTCACCCAGAAGCGGCACGATGCCGAGACGGACATCACCACTGAGAAG GTCAGCAAAATCAGCCTGGTGGACCTGGCTGGCAGTGAGCGAGCTGACTCAACCGGCGCGAAGGGCACAAGGCTGAAG GAAGGAGCAAACATCAACAAGTCCTTGACCACACTGGGAAAAGTCATCTCTGCTCTGGCCGAAATG gATTCGGGGCCAAATAAG aacaagaagaaaaagaaaacagatttcatccCATACCGGGACTCAGTGCTGACCTGGCTGCTAAGGGAGAACCTGG GAGGCAACTCCAGGACGGCCATGGTCGCTGCGCTCAGCCCTGCTGACATCAACTACGATGAGACACTCAGCACATTAAG ATATGCCGACCGTGCCAAGCAGATCCGCTGCAATGCTGTCATCAACGAGGACCCCAACAACAAGCTGATCCGGGAGCTGAAGGACGAGGTGGCCCGCCTGCGTGACCTTCTCTATGCCCAGGGGCTTGGGGACATCATTGACA CCCACCCTGCTGCGGGAGGATCCAAAT ATGTGTCCGACTTTGAGAACAATAATGGCACTATTGGGACAGAGCTGAGCCAACGCCATGACAATCTCTCCACAGTGACCAACGCAATTGCTGGCATCAGCCCCTCTTCCTCCCTGTCGGCTCTCTCCAGCCGCGCAGCCTCTGTTGCCAGCCTCCATGAGCGCATCATGTTTGCTCCAGGCAGCGAAGAAGCTATTGAAAGGCTCAAG GAAACAGAGAAGATCATTGCTGAGCTGAATGAAACGTGGGAGGAAAAGCTGCGCAGAACCGAGGCGATCCGGATGGAGAG ggaAGCCTTGCTGGCCGAGATGGGGGTGGCCATGAGAGAGGACGGAGGTACCCTGGGTGTTTTCTCTCCAAAAAAG ACGCCCCACTTGGTCAACCTAAATGAAGACCCGCTCATGTCTGAGTGCCTTCTCTACTACATCAAGGACGGGATAACCAG GGTTGGCCGGGAAGATGCAGAGAAGAGGCAGGACATTGTTCTCAGTGGGCACTTCATCAAGGAGGAGCACTGCCTTTTCCGCAGTGACACGAGGACCGGTGGTGAAG TGATTGTGACCCTGGAGCCTTGTGAAGGCGCTGACACCTACGTGAATGGCAAAAAAGTGACAGAGCCCAGCATCCTGCGCTCAG GAAACCGGATCATCATGGGGAAGAGCCACGTGTTTCGCTTCAACCACCCCGAGCAGGCCCGGCAGGAGCGGGAGCGGACGCCGTGTGCTGAGACACCTGCTGAGCCCGTGGACTGGGCCTTCGCCCagagagagctgctggagaagcaggGCATCGACATGaagcaggagatggagcagaG GCTTCAGGAGCTGGAGGACCAGTACcggagggagagggaggaggcaAATTACcttctggagcagcagaggctg GACTACGAGAGCAAACTGGAGGCTCTGCAGAAGCAGATGGACTCTAGATATTACCCTGAAGCCaatgaggaagaagaagaacCTGAAGATGAAG TGCAGTGGACAGAGCGGGAGTTCGAGCTCGCCCTCTGGGCCTTCAGGAAGTGGAAGTGGTACCAATTCACCTCCCTCCGTGACCTGCTCTGGGGCAATGCCATCTTCCTCAAGGAAGCCAACGCCATCAGTGTGGAGCTGAAGAAAAAG GTGCAGTTTCAGTTTGTCCTCCTGACAGACACGCTGTATTCACCTCTCCCTCCTGACCTGCTGCCTCCCGACGCCGCCAAGGACAGGGAGAAGCGGCCATTTCCCCGCACCATCGTGGCTGTGGAGGTGCAGGACCAGAAGAACGGGGCAACGCATTACTGGACCCTGGAGAAGCTCAG GCAGCGCCTGGACTTGATGCGCGAAATGTACGACCGTGCAGCAGAAGTGCCTTCGAGCGTCATTGAGGACTGCGACAACGTGGTGACCGGCGGAGATCCCTTCTATGACCGCTTCCCGTGGTTCAGGCTGGTTGGCAG CTCTCCTCTTTTCAACACATGCATGAGCGAGCGCATGGCTGATCTCACCCCCTCCCCTACCTTCTCGAACCCCGACTCCGACATCACCGAGCCTGCTGACGAGCAGCAcgaggggcaggaggaggaggaggaggaggaggcggaggacCTGGAGGAAGACATCTTTCCGGAGTGCCCGCTGTGTGATGGCCGGGATCCGTTTTACGACCGCTCCCCCCTGTTCAGTTTAGTAGGAAG GGCCTTCGTCTACCTCAGCAACCTGCTGTACCCCGTGCCCCTGGTGCACCGCGTGGCCATCGTCAGCGAGAAGGGCGAGGTGAAGGGCTTTCTGCGCGTGGCCGTCCAAGCCATCTCAG ccgATGAGGAAGCCCCAGACTATGGTTCTGGCGTGCGGCAGTCGGGGACAGCGAAGATCTCCTTTGACGATCAGCACTTCGAGAAG TTCCAGTCCGAGTCCTGCCCCGCTGTAGGCATGTCTCGCTCGGGGACCTCCCAGGAGGAGCTGCGCATCGTTGAGGGCCAGGGGCAGATCAGTGACTTGGGGCCCTCCGCTGATGAAGTCAACAACAACACCTGTGCTG TGACCCCAGAGGACCTTCTCCTGGACAGCCCGGAGAAGTCCACGATGGATGGGCCTCTGGAGGCAGCTCTGGACCACCTGAAGCTGGGCAGCATCTTCACGTTTCGAGTGACCGTCCTGCAAGCCTCCAGCATCTCAGCAGAATATGCGGATATCTTTTGCCAGTTCAA CTTCATCCATCGCCACGATGAGGCCTTTTCAACGGAACCCTTGAAGAACACAGGGCGAGGGCCACCACTGGGTTTCTACCATGTCCAAAAT atTGCTGTGGAGGTGACCAAGTCCTTCATCGAATACATCAAGAGCCAGCCGATTGTATTTGAGGTGTTTGGGCACTACCAACAACACCCCTTCCCACCCCTCTGCAAGGACGTCCTCAG CCCACTGAGGCCATCCCGGCGCCACTTCCCACGGGTGATGCCACTTTCCAAGCCAG TGCCCGCCACCAAGCTAAGCACCATGACTCGTCCCAGTGCTGGGCCCTGCCAGTGCAAGTACGACCTGATGGTCTTCTTCGAGATCTGCGAGCTGGAGGCCAACGGCGA CTACATCCCGGCTGTGGTGGATCACCGTGGAGGCATGCCGTGCCACGGGACCTTCCTCCTCCACCAG GGCATCCAAAGGAGAATCACTGTCACCTTGGTGCATGAAACAGGCAGCCTGATCCGCTGGAAGGAAGTGCGGGAGCTGGTTGTGG GTCGGATCCGGAACACCCCAGAAGCTGATGAGTCTCTTATTGACCCCAACATCCTGTCCCTGAACATCCTGTCCTCAGGCTACATCCACCCCTCACAGGACGACCG GCAGTTTCTTGATTCGGATATGCCTAG GACTTTTTACCAGTTTGAAACAGCGTGGGACAGCTCCATGCACAATTCACTGCTGCTCAACCGTGTCACCCCATACCGGGAGAAAATCTACATCACCCTGTCCGCCTACATCGAG atggagaaCTGCACCCAGCCTGCCGTCATCACCAAAGATTTCTGCATGGTTTTCTATTCCCGAGATGCCAAGCTCCCTGCCTCCCGCTCCATCCGCAACCTCTTTGGCAGCGGCAGCCTGCGGGCTTCAGAGAG CAACCGCGTGACGGGTGTCTATGAGCTGAGCCTGTGCCGCGTGGCGGATGCTGGCAGTCCAG GCATGCAGAGGCGGCGCCGGCGCGTATTGGACACCTCTGTAGCCTATGTGAGGGGAGAAGAGAACCTGGCTGGCTGGCGGCCCCGCAGCGACAGCCTCATCCTCGACCATCAGTGGGAGCTAGAGAAGCTCAGCCTCCTGCAAGAA GTGGAGAAAACCAGGCACTACCTGCTGCTGCGTGAGAAGCTGGAGACAACCCAGCGGCTGGGCCTGGAGACCCTGTCCCCGTGCTCCAGCGAGGACTCCGAGTCCCGAAGCACCTCCTGCGTCTCCTCCCCACTCTCGGCTGATGGGGCCCCAGAAGGACGGACCTCTCCTCCCGAAACCCCCAGTGAGAGGCAGAAGGAGCTGGCCGTGAAG TGCCTGCGCCTGCTCACGCACACCTTCAACCGCGAGTACAGCCACAGCCATGTCTGCATCAGCGCCAGCGAGAGCAAG AGCTGTGCCCGGCTTCGGGCAGAGACTCCAGTCCACACCTCCGCTCCTCCACAGCTGTCTGAAATGTCTGTGACCCTGATGAGAGACCCGTCCATGTCAGCTCTCGGGGTCACCACCCTCACCCCCTCCTCAACCTGCCCGTCGCTGGTGGAAGGACGCTACAACACCATGGAAGTCAG